A part of Synechococcales cyanobacterium T60_A2020_003 genomic DNA contains:
- a CDS encoding TatA/E family twin arginine-targeting protein translocase — protein sequence MNIFGIGLPEMALIFVIALLIFGPKKLPEIGRSMGKALRSFQDASKEFETEFKREAQQLEKTVKQTMEAKIEPPEPKVLTASAETETDSGEEAPAKTADSDSASV from the coding sequence ATGGCGCTCATCTTTGTGATCGCGCTGCTGATCTTTGGCCCTAAAAAGCTTCCAGAAATCGGACGCAGCATGGGAAAGGCTCTGCGAAGTTTTCAGGATGCCTCAAAGGAGTTTGAGACCGAATTTAAGCGTGAAGCCCAGCAGCTCGAAAAGACGGTCAAGCAAACGATGGAAGCCAAGATTGAACCTCCTGAGCCAAAGGTTCTTACTGCTAGTGCTGAGACCGAAACAGACTCAGGAGAAGAGGCGCCTGCTAAAACGGCAGATTCGGACTCTGCATCCGTTTAA